The DNA window CGTTTTCCTCAACATGTAGTAGATGACGATGCCAGCGACCACAAGACCACCGCCAAAACGGCGCAATAAATTATCCGGCAACTGACTCATCGTGGCGACCATTCGCCGCCATGCCCGTGGGTAAAGTAATGGCCCGAGTCCTTCAAGTACTAAAACCAGCGCCAGTGCCAACCAGATTGTTGAGTTCATTATTCACCTTTATATAAATATCGCGCTGTGTAGTACCAATGGTTTATCAATGTTGTGTTTACTCTCACTTCATATTGTCCGGTATTTCCTCTTTATTATGAACTTATTTAATGAAACAAAATTCATAACCCATTGTATTGCAGGTTATTTTTAAAATTGCAAGTATGCTAGCGCGTATCAACTTTGGATACGAGCATAAAATAATTAGGATGATTATCATGAGAGAACTAACCATATTTGAAATTGATGCCGTAAGCGGCGCTGGCTGGCTGCAAGATGGGCTGGCATCAATAGGGTCACAATTAGGTTCTGCCGTTTGGTCTGCAGAAAGTAGCTTGCTGAATATCGAGCTACCTATTGTTGGAAAAATTAACCTGGCAACTTTTGCTCCTAACCTGGGTAAGACGGTAGGCGAGACACTGGGCTCAAGCATTGGTGGAAGCATTGAGAACTCACTCTCCTCTCTACCAAACCTTGGTGGTTTCTTCAGTAAACTCTTTGCCAACTAACTTCACTGTCAGTTGCGTTAAATGAAGTCAAGCAGTCCCATGTAAAAATGGCGCCTCAATAGAGGCGCCATTATTTTTGACAATCGTTACTTATCGATGACTGCTCTCAGGAGTCTTCATATAACGGAAGAAATCGCTATCCGGGCTGAGAACCATTACATCCTGATTGCTCTGGAAGCTATTCTCATAAGCTCGCAGGCTACGGATGAAGGCATAGAAGCCCGGGTCCTGGCTGAATGCATCAGCAAACAGTTTTGCCGCTTCAGCATCACCTTCACCACGCATAATGCGGCCCTGACGTTCGGATTCAGCCAACGTTTTGGTGACTTCATAGTCCGCAGCTGCGCGCAGTTTTTCAGCTTCTTCCTGGCCCTGCGAACGGTGACGACGAGCAACTGCTTCACGCTCAGCACGCATACGGTTGTAGATCGCTTCAGAGACTTCAGCAGGAAGGTTGATCTGTTTGATTCGTACGTCGACAACTTCAATACCCAGTGCCGCCATACTGTTCGGGTTGATCACCTTCACCTTACCGTTAGTTTCTGCTTCAACAAGTTTTGCCGCTTTGGCAATCGCATCATCGGCAGCCGGCGTGCTAACTTCATCTTCTGTGCCTGCAGAACCTGAGTTCAGCGCATCACGGACTTCCAGAGTCAGACGACCACGGGAGTCAGTTACGATGTCTTTCACATCCAGACGACCAATTTCAGAACGCAGGCGGTCAGAGAATTTACGCTTCAGCAGAACCTCGGCCTGGGAGACATCACCGCCGCCAGTTGCCAGATAGTAACGACTGAAGTCGCTGATGCGCCACTTGATATACGAGTCAACAATCAGGTCTTTCTTCTCTTTGGTCACAAAGCGATCGGCCTGGTTGTCCATGGTCTGGATACGCGCATCCAGCATTTTCACTGATTCAATAAACGGGATCTTGAAGTGCAGGCCCGGCTCATAGACCAGTGGTTTGTTTTCATCGTCGCGCAGAACTTTACCAAAGCGCAGGCTAATACCACGCTCGCCTTCTTTAACAACAAAGACGGACATGTAGAGCACCACCAGCACGATGACAATTATCGCGATAACAGATTTACGCATCGTTATTCCCCCTGACGCTGGTAGTCGTTACGCTGCGCGTTGGCGCGGCGTTGGTCCATAATGTTGCCTCCCGTAGAGGTCTGAGCGTTACTGGCGCTGTTTGAGCTGGATGCAGGCGGCAGACGCAGCAGATCGCTTGCGCCACTGCTATCACTCTTTGCCGCTGGTGCGCCAGCACCTTTCAGCATCTGATCCAGAGGCAGAACCATCAGGTTGCTCCCTTTATCGTTAACCAGCACTTTGCGAGTATGGCTCAGCACTTTTTCCATGGTTTCGATATACAGACGCTCACGGGTAATTTCCGGAGCTGCTTTATATTCAGGAAGGATCTTCGCAAAGCGAGCAACCTCACCCTGAGCTTCGAGAACGGTCTGAGTTTTATACGCACGCGCTTCTTCAAGGATACGCTGTGCCTGACCATTCGCTCGTGGCTGAACTTCGTTGGTGTATGCTTCAGCTTCACGAATGTACTGCTGTTCGTTTTCACGCGCGGCAATCGCATCGTCAAACGCGGCTTTCACTTCTTCTGGCGGACGCGCTGTCTGGAAGTTAACGTCCAGCAGAGTAATCCCCATGTTGTACGGACGAATCGTCTCTTCCAGTTCGCGCTGGGTATCGCTACGAATCACGGTACGGCCTTCAGTCAGGATACGATCCATGGTGTATTTACCGATAACACCACGCAGAGCGCTGTCGGTGGCCTGACGCAGGCTATCATCTGCGCTGGTAACGCTAAACAGGTAACGTTCCGGATCGGTCACGCGATACTGCACGTTCATCTCGACGCGCACCACGTTTTCGTCAGAGGTCAACATGACGCCAGAAGCCGCCAGTTCACGTACTGATTCAACGTTAACCGCCTGAACGTTATCAACGAAAGTGGGTTTCCAGTTAAGGCCTGGCTCAACCAAATGGCTGAATTTACCAAAGCGGGTGACCACACCACGTTCAGCTTCCTTAATGGTATAGAAACCGCTGGCTGCCCAGATAATCACCACAGCGGCGGCAACGATGCCGACGACACGTCCGCCCATCGGGCCACGAGGTCCCTGAGAGCCGCTACCGCCTCCCAGGCCACCTTTTCCGCCACCCAGACCACCAAGTTTTTTACTTAGCTTACGGAAGATATCATCCAGATCGGGAGGTCCCTGCTCGCGACCACCTTTGTTGCCATTTCCCCCAGAGTTGCCGCCTTGGTTATTGCTGCTTCCCCACGGGTCGCGGTCCTGTCCGTTATTACCGGGCTGATTCCACGCCATGTATATGCTCCATATTTGTTTTTGATATCCCCACAGGGGTTAATATCTTCAGGCAAGCTGCAAGGTCAAATCACGTATTCAACCAGCGCTGGCTCTTGTTTACAGAGGCGACGCCAGTCAACGATTGGCATGCGCACCTGCAGACCAACGCTACCGTCATCCTCCATCCACTCTTTCTCTATCGCCTGAAGCTGATAGAACCGACTTCTCAACCGACCTTCCTGCGGTGGCAGACGCAGAGTATGTTGCGCCACTTCACCAGAAAGCCGTTCCGTCAAAGCCTGAAAAAGCAGTGGTACGCCAACCCCGGTCTGGGCGGAAAGCCAGACCCGGATCGGTTTATTCTCTTCATCCCGGTCAATACGCGGCTCAAAATCGTCCAACATATCGATTTTGTTCATGACCAGCAGCGTCGGGATTTCATCGGCCTCGATTTCAGCGAGAACCGTGTTTACTGCGTCAATATTTTCCTGCACGCGGACATCGGCCGCGTCAATGACGTGCAGCAGCAGCGTCGCCTGGCGCGTCTCCTGGAGAGTCGCTTTAAACGCGGCCACCAGATCGTGCGGCAGATGGCGGATAAAACCTACGGTGTCAGCCAGAACGGTTTCGCCAACATCAGGAACATCAATGCGGCGCAGCGTTGGGTCAAGAGTAGCGAACAGTTGATTCGCGGCGTAGACCTCAGCTTCGGTTATCTGGTTGAACAGCGTTGATTTACCGGCGTTGGTATAACCGACCAGCGATACGGTCGGAATATCGGCTTTGGCACGTGACCGTCGTCCTTGTTCGCGCTGCTTCTCTACTTTTTCCAGTCGCGACAGGATCTGCATAATACGGTTACGCAGCAAACGACGGTCAGTTTCGAGCTGGGTTTCACCCGGGCCACGCAAACCAATCCCGCCTTTCTGTCTTTCAAGGTGGGTCCAACCGCGAACGAGGCGAGTCGCCATATGACGCAGCTGTGCCAGCTCAACCTGCAGTTTCCCTTCGTGGGTACGCGCTCGCTGGGCAAAAATATCTAAAATCAGGCCGGTACGATCGATAACCCGACATTCGCATAAGCGTTCAAGGTTTCGTTCCTGTGCCGGACTCAGGGCATGATCGAAGAGCACGACCGATGCACCGGTCGCTTTTACGGCTTCCGCAATTTCGACTGCTTTACCTTCACCAACAAAATACTTCGGGTGCGGTGCTTTACGGCTACCGGTAATCACCTGCATTGCTTCGACACCGGCGGAAGAGGCCAGAGTTTCAAACTCCTGGAGATCTTCCATATCTTTGTCTTGCGAAAAATAGATGTGTACCAGTACCGCCTGCTCACCGGCATCATAACGGTCAAACAAGCGTAAACCCCTTATAAAATACCAGCGGGGAACGCAGAAAACCTGGCTCCCCGACGTGGAAAAACAGCATCAGCCTTATTCGGCGTCTTCGCTGTCTTGCTGCGACGCAGAAGAGCCTTGCGCGCTACCACCGTGGTGATAGTTACTTGTGCCGCCACCAGCATTATTGCTGTGGTGAGACACCGGGCGAGACGGGACAACTGTAGAAATTGCGTGCTTATAGACCATCTGGCTGACCGTGTTTTTCAACAAGATCACGAACTGATCGAAAGACTCAATTTGCCCTTGCAGCTTAATACCATTCACCAAATAAATAGAAACCGGAACACGTTCCCGACGCAAAGCGTTCAGGAACGGATCTTGTAAAGATTGCCCCTTAGCCATTCTCTCTTTTCCTTATATGTATGCTTGTTTTGTACTCAGAACCTTACGATTCTTAAAAATTACGCACGATAACCGTTCAATTGTACACGTTCAGTCCAGGCTAGCACCAACAACCTGTAATACTTTGTTGAACGCCTGTTCAGGTTGTTCACTATCCAACCAGTGGACACCTTCCCAACCGCGCAGCCAGGTGACCTGACGTTTAGCTAACTGTCTCGTGGCGCAAACACCTCGATAAACCATTTCATCATACGGGATCTCGCCATTAAGGTACGACCACATCTGGCGATATCCGACACAACGAATGGAAGGCATATCCGTATGCAAATCTCCCCGGGCAAATAACGCCCGTACTTCTGCTTCAAAACCCGAAGCCAACATCTGATGAAAACGCTGTTCTATGCGTTGATGGAGCAGTTCACGGCTCGCCGGGGCGATGGCGAACTGATGCACCTTATACGGCAGAGCGTCACCTGACGTTTGCGTCAGTTCCGTTAAAGTTTTACCCGAAATGAAAAAAACTTCCAGTGCTCGGGAAAGTCTTTGCGGATCATTTGGATGAATACGCGCCGCGGCAACCGGATCAATCTCCTGTAATTGCTGGTGTAACGCGTTCCACCCTTGCTCTGCGGCTTGTTGCTCAATTCTGGCTCTGACTGCAGGATCCGCCGAAGGTAACGGCGATAATCCTTCCAACAACGCTTTGAAATACAACATTGTTCCGCCGACCAGCAGCGGAATACGCCCGGCAGCGACAATATCAGCCATCTCTGCCAACGCATCGCGACGAAAATCTGCCGCAGAATAAGCTTCAGCCGGATCAAGAATATCCAGCAGTCGATGCGGCGCAGCGCTTAGCTCTTGCGCATCCGGCTTAGCCGTACCGATATCCATTCCTCGATAGATGAGGGCTGAATCAACGCTAATCAACTCTACGGGCAAAACTTTACGTAAAGCGATAGCCAACGCGGTTTTACCGGAGGCCGTCGGGCCCATTAAAAATATTGCCTTAGGCAGGCTCGCCTCGGTTACATCACTCATCTTTCAGGGCATTCATCGCCGAATGTAAATCAACAGGTTGTAACAGACCACCCGGCGGCGCTTTAACCAGCTGCGGGCACAAACGTTCTATATCCGCCAGGACAGCAATCGCCTGCGCCATATTCCACTGCCCGTGCTCACTCGCCAGATTGCGCGCTATCCACTGGGCAATATTGTTGACGTCGAATGTTTTTTGCTGCGCCAGGTAGCCTATCAGTTCAGGAATCAAGATTTGTAAATTTTGTTGTCTTAAGGGTAAAGGCACCGCCCGAAT is part of the Klebsiella huaxiensis genome and encodes:
- a CDS encoding DUF2065 domain-containing protein, yielding MNSTIWLALALVLVLEGLGPLLYPRAWRRMVATMSQLPDNLLRRFGGGLVVAGIVIYYMLRKTIG
- the hflX gene encoding ribosome rescue GTPase HflX, which encodes MFDRYDAGEQAVLVHIYFSQDKDMEDLQEFETLASSAGVEAMQVITGSRKAPHPKYFVGEGKAVEIAEAVKATGASVVLFDHALSPAQERNLERLCECRVIDRTGLILDIFAQRARTHEGKLQVELAQLRHMATRLVRGWTHLERQKGGIGLRGPGETQLETDRRLLRNRIMQILSRLEKVEKQREQGRRSRAKADIPTVSLVGYTNAGKSTLFNQITEAEVYAANQLFATLDPTLRRIDVPDVGETVLADTVGFIRHLPHDLVAAFKATLQETRQATLLLHVIDAADVRVQENIDAVNTVLAEIEADEIPTLLVMNKIDMLDDFEPRIDRDEENKPIRVWLSAQTGVGVPLLFQALTERLSGEVAQHTLRLPPQEGRLRSRFYQLQAIEKEWMEDDGSVGLQVRMPIVDWRRLCKQEPALVEYVI
- the hflC gene encoding protease modulator HflC, whose protein sequence is MRKSVIAIIVIVLVVLYMSVFVVKEGERGISLRFGKVLRDDENKPLVYEPGLHFKIPFIESVKMLDARIQTMDNQADRFVTKEKKDLIVDSYIKWRISDFSRYYLATGGGDVSQAEVLLKRKFSDRLRSEIGRLDVKDIVTDSRGRLTLEVRDALNSGSAGTEDEVSTPAADDAIAKAAKLVEAETNGKVKVINPNSMAALGIEVVDVRIKQINLPAEVSEAIYNRMRAEREAVARRHRSQGQEEAEKLRAAADYEVTKTLAESERQGRIMRGEGDAEAAKLFADAFSQDPGFYAFIRSLRAYENSFQSNQDVMVLSPDSDFFRYMKTPESSHR
- the hfq gene encoding RNA chaperone Hfq, with translation MAKGQSLQDPFLNALRRERVPVSIYLVNGIKLQGQIESFDQFVILLKNTVSQMVYKHAISTVVPSRPVSHHSNNAGGGTSNYHHGGSAQGSSASQQDSEDAE
- the hflK gene encoding FtsH protease activity modulator HflK → MAWNQPGNNGQDRDPWGSSNNQGGNSGGNGNKGGREQGPPDLDDIFRKLSKKLGGLGGGKGGLGGGSGSQGPRGPMGGRVVGIVAAAVVIIWAASGFYTIKEAERGVVTRFGKFSHLVEPGLNWKPTFVDNVQAVNVESVRELAASGVMLTSDENVVRVEMNVQYRVTDPERYLFSVTSADDSLRQATDSALRGVIGKYTMDRILTEGRTVIRSDTQRELEETIRPYNMGITLLDVNFQTARPPEEVKAAFDDAIAARENEQQYIREAEAYTNEVQPRANGQAQRILEEARAYKTQTVLEAQGEVARFAKILPEYKAAPEITRERLYIETMEKVLSHTRKVLVNDKGSNLMVLPLDQMLKGAGAPAAKSDSSGASDLLRLPPASSSNSASNAQTSTGGNIMDQRRANAQRNDYQRQGE
- the miaA gene encoding tRNA (adenosine(37)-N6)-dimethylallyltransferase MiaA, producing the protein MSDVTEASLPKAIFLMGPTASGKTALAIALRKVLPVELISVDSALIYRGMDIGTAKPDAQELSAAPHRLLDILDPAEAYSAADFRRDALAEMADIVAAGRIPLLVGGTMLYFKALLEGLSPLPSADPAVRARIEQQAAEQGWNALHQQLQEIDPVAAARIHPNDPQRLSRALEVFFISGKTLTELTQTSGDALPYKVHQFAIAPASRELLHQRIEQRFHQMLASGFEAEVRALFARGDLHTDMPSIRCVGYRQMWSYLNGEIPYDEMVYRGVCATRQLAKRQVTWLRGWEGVHWLDSEQPEQAFNKVLQVVGASLD